A single region of the Triticum dicoccoides isolate Atlit2015 ecotype Zavitan chromosome 2B, WEW_v2.0, whole genome shotgun sequence genome encodes:
- the LOC119365393 gene encoding ribosome maturation protein SBDS-like, with protein sequence MSRTLVQPVGQKRLTNVAVVRLRKGGQRFEIACFPNKVVNWRDRVEKDLDEVLQSHNVYSNVSKGVLAKSKDLIRIFGTDDLVEICVEILEKGELQVSGKEREAQLSAQFRDIATIVMEKTISTETRRPYTMNMIERIMHEIHFAVDPNLTSKEQALRVIKKLIENPKYKIKRAPLTVRFIAPKSNLAGLMEKLDGWNAIVLSKDESADQSSVVCEIEPSILHSCEEKLKDVQGRVEVLSVSAHTEGGSSTDQYDNVEDNVEKAQPVPAKESGAVAELSETETMQKQSLSSEVESQGQAPGKPQKRCRECDVFMEDKLYRDHCKSGWHKHNYTRHKNGLPPLSQEECLMEMEMADSQRGLKDYDF encoded by the exons ATGTCCCGCACGCTGGTGCAGCCGGTGGGGCAGAAGCGGCTGACCAACGTGGCCGTGGTGCGGCTGCGCAAGGGCGGCCAGCGGTTCGAGATCGCCTGCTTCCCCAACAAGGTGGTCAACTGGCGCGACCGCGTCGAGAAGGACCTCGACGAGGTGCTCCAGTCCCACAACGTCTACTCCAACGTCTCCAAGGGCGTCCTCGCCAAGTCCAAGGACCTCATCAGGATCTTCGGCACCGACGACCTCGTCGAAATCTGCGTCGAG ATTTTGGAGAAAGGGGAGCTCCAGGTTTCTGgcaaggagagggaggcgcagctgTCCGCGCAGTTCAGGGACATCGCCACCATCGTGATGGAGAAGACTATCAGTACTGAGACCCGGCGCCCCTACACCATGAACATGATCGAGCGCATCATGCACGAGATACACTTTGCCGTCGATCCAAACCTTACCTCCAAGGAACAG GCACTGAGAGTTATTAAGAAGCTAATCGAGAACCCTAAATACAAGATAAAGCGTGCACCATTGACAGTGCGGTTCATTGCACCTAAGTCCAATCTTGCTGGCCTTATGGAGAAGCTTGATGGGTGGAATGCAATTGTTCTTTCAAAGGATGAGTCTGCCGATCAGTCTTCCGTT GTATGTGAGATTGAGCCATCTATTCTGCACTCGTGTGAAGAGAAACTGAAGGATGTGCAAGGGAGGGTGGAAGTACTCTCGGTGTCGGCACACACAGAAGGTGGCTCTTCTACAGACCAATATGACAATGTCGAGGACAATGTGGAGAAGGCACAGCCCGTGCCTGCGAAGGAGTCTGGTGCTGTTGCTGAGCTAAGTGAGACCGAGACCATGCAGAAACAGAGCCTTTCAAGTGAAGTGGAAAGCCAGGGCCAGGCACCAGGCAAGCCGCAGAAAAGATGCAGAGAATGTGACGTATTCATGGAGGACAAGCTGTACAGAGACCACTGCAAGTCCGGGTGGCACAAGCACAACTACACACGCCACAAGAATGGGCTTCCCCCGCTCAGCCAAGAGGAGTGCTTGATGGAAATGGAGATGGCAGATTCCCAGAGGGGTCTGAAGGACTACGATTTCTGA
- the LOC119361094 gene encoding proline-rich protein 36-like, with the protein MARNCRISSLPPPSLLFFLLLTLCTTTHCEARALKQSKKNSLMNVLFKLNFARAVEPTQPPPPSSLDASAGSDAASASASLAAVDAPFCVNPPDAPPSSSSTPPFTSTAPSSTTPSVPDQLPPITPVPPSFEPSPPADGGGSSPGLGTPASTPTPINPPQFAPSPPGTAPPSPIVVVPSPPDQFGPGSGGGGQGGGGGGGFMPPIIYPPPLAPPMAPGAGQALWCVAKPTVPDPILQEAMDYACGSGAECRSIQPSGSCSQPDTVLAHASYAFNSYWQMTRANGGTCDFGGTATIVTSDPSYDSCAFNLV; encoded by the exons ATGGCGCGCAACTGCAGAATCAGCAGcctgccgccgccgtcgctgctcttcttcctgctcctcacgcTCTGCACCACCACGCACTGCG AGGCGAGAGCTCTAAAGCAGAGCAAGAAGAACTCGCTGATGAACGTGCTCTTCAAGCTCAACTTCGCCAGGGCGGTGGAGCCGACGCAGCCGCCCCCTCCCTCGTCGCTCGACGCCAGCGCTGGCAGCGACGCCGCGAGCGCGAGTGCGAGCCTCGCCGCCGTCGATGCCCCGTTCTGCGTCAACCCTCCCGACGCTCCCCCGTCGTCGTCATCCACGCCTCCATTCACCTCCACGGCGCCCTCCTCCACCACTCCGTCCGTCCCGGACCAGCTGCCACCCATCACCCCCGTCCCGCCCTCCTTCGAGCCCAGCCCGCCGGCCGATGGCGGTGGCTCAAGTCCGGGGCTGGGCACGCCGGCGTCCACGCCCACGCCGATCAACCCGCCGCAGTTCGCGCCGAGTCCGCCTGGGACGGCGCCGCCCAGCCCGATCGTCGTTGTGCCGAGCCCGCCCGACCAATTCGGCCCTGGCTCGGGCGGcggaggacaaggaggaggc ggaggcggcgggttCATGCCGCCGATCATCTACCCACCGCCGCTGGCCCCGCCGATGGCGCCAGGGGCCGGGCAGGCGCTGTGGTGCGTGGCGAAGCCGACAGTGCCGGACCCGATCCTCCAGGAGGCCATGGACTACGCGTGCGGCTCCGGCGCCGAGTGCCGGTCCATCCAGCCGTCCGGCTCCTGCTCCCAGCCGGACACCGTGCTGGCCCACGCCTCCTACGCCTTCAACAGCTACTGGCAGATGACCCGGGCCAACGGCGGCACCTGCGACTTCGGCGGCACcgccaccatcgtcaccagcgacccaa GCTATGACAGTTGCGCGTTCAACCTTGTATGA